In the genome of Bacillus sp. S3, one region contains:
- a CDS encoding ABC transporter substrate-binding protein: MKKWYSLLFVVLLTLGVLAGCGEKQEQVKEDKTAGVENKTEAAFPVTIKDAVGNEVVLEKKPEKIVSLIPSNTEIAYALGAEKEIVGVSDFDNYPEEVTKKEKIGGMEVNLEKIISLQPNLVLAHASTAHNSEAGLQQLKDAGIAVLVVNDAQNFDQVFDSISMIGKATGETKKADELIQGMKDKIADIKEKAKNIKEKKTVFIEVSPAPDIFTTGKNTFMNEMLTMINAENLANDQEGWIKLDQEEIIKRNPDVIITTYGGYEETKPAEQVLSRKGWENVNAVKNKQVIDVDSDRVTRSGPRIVEGVEDLAKAIYPEVFK; the protein is encoded by the coding sequence ATGAAGAAATGGTATTCACTATTGTTCGTCGTACTTTTAACATTAGGGGTCTTAGCAGGATGCGGGGAAAAGCAAGAGCAAGTTAAAGAGGACAAAACCGCGGGTGTTGAGAATAAAACAGAAGCAGCATTCCCAGTAACGATAAAGGATGCTGTAGGCAATGAAGTTGTCTTAGAAAAGAAGCCTGAAAAAATTGTCTCTTTGATCCCAAGTAATACAGAAATCGCCTACGCGTTAGGTGCTGAGAAAGAAATTGTCGGTGTTTCTGATTTTGATAATTATCCTGAAGAGGTAACGAAAAAAGAGAAAATTGGCGGTATGGAAGTGAATCTTGAAAAAATAATCTCTTTACAGCCTAATTTAGTATTAGCCCATGCCTCTACTGCACATAATTCGGAAGCTGGCCTACAGCAATTAAAAGATGCCGGAATAGCCGTTCTTGTTGTGAATGATGCACAAAATTTTGACCAAGTGTTTGATTCAATCAGTATGATTGGTAAAGCGACTGGAGAAACGAAGAAGGCGGACGAGCTTATACAAGGGATGAAGGACAAAATAGCGGATATTAAGGAAAAAGCAAAGAACATAAAAGAAAAGAAAACTGTCTTTATTGAAGTATCACCCGCTCCAGATATTTTTACAACTGGGAAAAATACGTTTATGAATGAAATGTTAACCATGATTAATGCCGAGAACCTCGCAAACGATCAAGAGGGCTGGATCAAGCTTGATCAAGAAGAAATCATTAAACGAAATCCGGATGTAATCATCACTACATATGGCGGCTATGAAGAGACAAAACCAGCTGAGCAAGTGTTAAGCAGAAAAGGCTGGGAAAATGTCAACGCCGTAAAAAATAAGCAAGTAATCGACGTAGATTCTGATCGAGTGACACGCTCAGGCCCTAGAATCGTTGAAGGAGTAGAAGATCTTGCGAAGGCTATTTATCCAGAAGTTTTTAAATAA
- a CDS encoding FecCD family ABC transporter permease, which produces MRRLFIQKFLNNKYVAFALAGIFLLISVLLGIAIGTVSVPMGTIIHIIIAKLFGLPSLDTIDAMHTSIVLNIRLPRVILAGLVGASLAIAGAAFQGLLRNPLADPYTLGVSSGASVGAVLTLFFHLSIPFIGIFTLPLLSILFSFLTIFLVLAFARKIERSMRVETIILTGIIFSSFLGAFISLLIALTGDELRQIISWLLGSVSMRGWEYIKIILPFFVIGSAILMLNAKELNAMSFGEERAHHLGVNVQKRKLIILSAGSILTGAAVAVSGTIGFVGLVIPHLSRILWGPDHRYLLPLSILTGSGFLILADLLSRTIISPTELPIGVITALIGAPVFAVILLQRKRMERS; this is translated from the coding sequence TTGCGAAGGCTATTTATCCAGAAGTTTTTAAATAATAAATATGTAGCTTTTGCACTGGCAGGGATTTTCCTGTTAATTTCCGTACTGCTAGGAATCGCCATCGGAACTGTATCAGTTCCGATGGGGACGATTATTCACATTATTATAGCTAAGCTATTTGGATTACCATCACTTGACACAATCGACGCGATGCATACGAGTATTGTGTTGAATATTCGCCTGCCAAGGGTGATATTAGCGGGTCTTGTGGGGGCGTCCCTTGCCATTGCGGGGGCGGCATTTCAAGGGCTGTTAAGGAATCCGTTAGCAGATCCGTATACATTAGGGGTCTCATCCGGCGCTTCCGTCGGTGCCGTTCTGACGCTGTTCTTTCATCTATCTATCCCATTTATCGGGATATTCACCTTGCCATTACTCAGTATCCTATTTTCTTTTTTGACCATTTTCCTCGTTCTTGCTTTTGCCAGGAAAATTGAACGGTCCATGAGAGTAGAAACGATAATTTTAACAGGAATTATTTTTAGCTCCTTTTTAGGTGCATTTATTTCTCTTTTGATTGCACTAACCGGAGATGAGTTACGGCAAATTATTAGCTGGCTCTTAGGAAGTGTATCGATGAGAGGCTGGGAATACATAAAAATTATTTTACCGTTTTTTGTTATTGGGTCGGCCATCCTGATGCTTAATGCAAAGGAATTAAATGCGATGTCGTTTGGGGAAGAACGGGCACACCACCTTGGGGTCAATGTTCAAAAAAGGAAGCTCATCATTTTATCAGCCGGTTCAATTTTAACAGGAGCTGCAGTTGCCGTTTCCGGAACGATTGGATTTGTTGGGCTGGTCATTCCCCATCTTTCAAGAATCTTGTGGGGGCCAGACCACCGTTACCTCCTTCCCTTATCGATTCTGACAGGAAGTGGGTTCTTAATTTTAGCCGACCTTCTGTCGCGGACCATTATTTCACCTACTGAATTACCAATTGGGGTGATAACGGCTTTAATTGGGGCACCGGTATTTGCGGTGATCCTGCTGCAGAGAAAAAGGATGGAAAGAAGTTGA
- a CDS encoding adenosylcobinamide amidohydrolase, giving the protein MLSVQHVSGGYGDESVLKDITFDVNQGELFGVLGPNGSGKTTLLKMISGILPIKQGEIYISGKKLQEYGIKQLAQMVAVLSQHSSQSFSYTVKETVSLGRYAHQKGWFQTWSEEDEAVVQRVMDQTGISSFQHKNIQALSGGEKQRVFLAQALAQEPEILLLDEPTNHLDLSYQKELLDLLKRWTMDKGLTVISIFHDLNLAGLYCDRLLLLEKGTININHIPNEVLKEDRIRDVYHTKIQKHPHPKVAAPQMVLLPDVKQEMEHLEITEAMVSVSNEFIELESPVPLRTMSSGVVGSGTGWHQTFVNRHVSKDYNCDDHRAEMADFLTANGFEPSATVGMMTAVFLEDVCYQRFEQEDFSIFVVVTAGVGNAIDASKSEQHDYLMAPGTINTWIFVNGELTEEAFIQSIMTATEAKVKVMHDLEVLDKVTGTIATGTSTDSILIAATQTGKVLEYAGTISSLGKVISKAVYQCTAEAIHKSRKRKRT; this is encoded by the coding sequence ATGCTCAGTGTTCAGCACGTTTCAGGTGGATATGGAGATGAGTCTGTATTAAAAGACATTACGTTTGATGTAAATCAAGGGGAGTTGTTCGGGGTATTAGGGCCAAATGGCAGCGGAAAAACAACTCTGTTAAAAATGATTAGCGGGATCTTGCCGATTAAACAGGGTGAGATTTATATTAGTGGAAAAAAGCTGCAGGAATATGGCATTAAGCAGCTTGCGCAAATGGTGGCGGTTCTTTCCCAGCACTCTTCCCAAAGCTTCTCCTATACAGTTAAAGAAACCGTATCACTTGGGAGATATGCGCATCAAAAGGGCTGGTTTCAAACCTGGTCGGAGGAGGATGAAGCGGTAGTCCAAAGGGTTATGGACCAGACCGGCATTTCCTCCTTTCAACATAAAAATATACAGGCGTTATCAGGCGGTGAAAAGCAAAGGGTATTCCTTGCCCAGGCACTTGCCCAAGAACCGGAAATCCTGCTGTTGGATGAACCGACAAATCACTTAGACTTATCGTATCAAAAAGAATTGTTAGACCTTTTAAAGCGATGGACGATGGACAAAGGGTTAACGGTAATCTCGATTTTCCACGATTTAAATCTTGCTGGATTATACTGCGACCGTTTGCTCCTGCTCGAAAAGGGGACCATCAATATCAATCATATTCCTAACGAAGTTCTGAAAGAGGACCGAATCAGGGACGTGTATCATACAAAAATTCAAAAGCATCCCCATCCAAAGGTGGCTGCGCCGCAAATGGTGTTACTGCCCGATGTAAAACAGGAAATGGAGCATCTTGAAATCACAGAAGCAATGGTAAGCGTTTCAAATGAGTTTATCGAGCTTGAATCTCCCGTACCTTTAAGAACCATGTCTTCGGGCGTGGTTGGCTCAGGGACGGGCTGGCACCAAACATTTGTCAATCGGCATGTGAGTAAGGACTATAATTGTGATGATCACCGGGCGGAGATGGCTGACTTTTTAACAGCAAACGGATTTGAACCGTCGGCAACGGTTGGCATGATGACAGCGGTGTTCCTTGAGGATGTGTGTTACCAGCGATTCGAACAGGAGGATTTCTCGATCTTTGTGGTCGTTACCGCCGGGGTGGGGAACGCAATTGATGCGTCGAAAAGTGAGCAGCATGACTATCTAATGGCCCCGGGAACGATTAATACGTGGATTTTCGTTAACGGAGAATTAACAGAGGAAGCCTTTATTCAAAGCATTATGACCGCAACGGAAGCAAAAGTAAAGGTAATGCATGATCTGGAGGTACTTGATAAAGTTACTGGGACCATTGCTACCGGAACTTCAACTGATAGTATTTTAATTGCAGCCACACAAACAGGTAAGGTGTTGGAATATGCCGGGACGATTTCCTCATTAGGAAAGGTAATCAGTAAAGCTGTGTATCAGTGTACGGCTGAGGCCATTCACAAATCGAGAAAAAGGAAACGAACATGA
- the cbiB gene encoding adenosylcobinamide-phosphate synthase CbiB translates to MIVYHLVAITIAYFIDLVVGDPPDWPHPVRWIGMMISSLEKRWNHGKSKRWKGVLMLLFVLLFVFSIVTIVVLIGYKIHPLVGVGVESIVIATTIAQKSLKEAALEVYQPLKSGDIVEARTKLSYIVGRDTDQLDESEIARGTIETVAENTSDGVTAPLFWALIGGAPLAIVYRATNTCDSMVGHMNERYQAFGWASAKWDDVMNWIPSRLTGIIMLLGKRPERTDHKQAWTILFRDAKKHPSPNSGWGEAAVAALLGIQLGGRNYYKGMVSNRGKMGDPLGPIQSDHILKTNAILARTVFLFLLLLWLGGMLVEWAISRF, encoded by the coding sequence ATGATTGTCTATCACTTAGTAGCCATTACGATCGCTTATTTCATTGATTTGGTTGTTGGAGATCCTCCTGATTGGCCGCATCCGGTTAGATGGATAGGAATGATGATCTCCTCTTTGGAAAAGCGTTGGAATCACGGAAAGTCTAAACGATGGAAGGGCGTTTTGATGCTCCTATTTGTCTTACTGTTCGTTTTTTCTATTGTGACGATTGTAGTTTTAATAGGATACAAGATTCACCCACTTGTAGGGGTTGGTGTGGAAAGTATAGTTATAGCGACAACCATCGCACAAAAAAGTTTAAAGGAAGCAGCACTTGAAGTCTATCAACCGTTAAAATCTGGGGACATAGTGGAAGCCAGAACGAAACTATCCTATATCGTCGGCCGTGATACGGATCAGCTGGATGAAAGTGAAATCGCAAGGGGAACGATTGAAACGGTAGCAGAAAATACGAGTGACGGCGTGACAGCCCCTTTGTTTTGGGCCCTTATTGGCGGTGCACCGTTAGCGATTGTTTACCGTGCCACGAATACATGTGACTCGATGGTAGGGCATATGAATGAAAGATATCAAGCGTTTGGCTGGGCATCCGCGAAATGGGATGATGTGATGAATTGGATTCCAAGCCGACTGACAGGTATCATCATGCTGCTTGGAAAACGTCCGGAAAGAACAGACCACAAACAAGCATGGACGATTTTGTTCCGGGATGCGAAAAAGCACCCCAGTCCAAACAGCGGCTGGGGTGAAGCAGCGGTTGCCGCTCTACTAGGCATTCAACTCGGCGGCAGAAACTATTACAAAGGGATGGTCTCTAACCGGGGAAAAATGGGAGATCCGCTTGGTCCTATTCAGTCAGACCACATCTTAAAGACCAACGCTATTTTAGCGAGAACAGTTTTCTTATTTTTACTATTATTATGGCTTGGAGGGATGCTCGTTGAATGGGCCATATCACGATTCTAA
- a CDS encoding bifunctional adenosylcobinamide kinase/adenosylcobinamide-phosphate guanylyltransferase, whose protein sequence is MNGPYHDSKTVNGDVGRMGASTFIFITGGVRSGKSSHAECLAIDMARKTGGQPNYIATGVPSDPEMQHRVAMHQRSRDSGVFRWKTIEKPIQIGALANSISDKDIVLLDCVTTLLNNELFSSEQTWNESYLKTIKQDILTGIMSIKSRAGAMIVVSNEVLNELPIASELVFSYSRLLGKIHQDLVKEADKAILVEAGIPLVMKEVVAR, encoded by the coding sequence TTGAATGGGCCATATCACGATTCTAAAACTGTAAATGGCGACGTGGGGAGAATGGGAGCATCAACCTTCATTTTTATTACCGGGGGTGTACGAAGCGGAAAAAGCAGTCACGCTGAATGTCTGGCAATCGATATGGCTCGGAAAACAGGAGGGCAGCCCAACTATATAGCCACCGGTGTTCCGTCTGATCCGGAAATGCAGCACCGGGTTGCGATGCACCAGAGAAGCAGGGATTCCGGGGTATTTCGCTGGAAAACTATTGAAAAGCCTATTCAAATTGGAGCACTTGCCAATTCCATTTCTGACAAGGATATTGTTTTACTAGATTGTGTTACAACACTATTGAATAATGAACTTTTTTCTTCTGAACAAACGTGGAACGAGTCCTATTTAAAAACGATTAAACAAGATATTTTGACAGGGATTATGTCGATAAAAAGTCGTGCCGGCGCAATGATTGTCGTCAGTAATGAGGTATTAAACGAGCTCCCGATTGCTTCAGAACTTGTCTTTTCATATAGCCGCTTGCTGGGAAAGATCCATCAGGATTTAGTGAAGGAAGCAGACAAGGCAATTTTAGTGGAAGCCGGGATTCCACTCGTAATGAAGGAGGTTGTGGCACGATGA
- a CDS encoding cobyric acid synthase → MKGIMIQGTASDVGKSLVVTALCRILANEGVKVAPFKSQNMSNYSHIMIDGMEMSRAQRIQAEAARICPTVWMNPILLKPRSDQTSEVVFLGKVIETFSGREYREQFYEKGIEIIKESLNQLESEYEMVVIEGAGSPVELNLSDREIVNMKVAELADVPVVLVADIDRGGVFASIIGTLELLKPDERQRVRGIIINKFRGDLTLFAEGITLLEEKTGIPVLGVLPFIENHMIEVEDSLSSEIEMTVEVGGSDEKYEKLAAEMKRHLNWDQMKEIIHQCGNR, encoded by the coding sequence ATGAAAGGAATCATGATACAAGGTACGGCTTCGGATGTGGGCAAAAGTTTAGTCGTTACGGCATTGTGCCGGATTCTTGCAAATGAGGGAGTGAAGGTCGCCCCGTTCAAATCACAAAATATGTCGAATTATTCGCATATCATGATTGATGGAATGGAGATGAGCCGGGCTCAAAGAATTCAAGCAGAAGCTGCTCGAATATGCCCGACAGTTTGGATGAATCCGATTTTATTAAAACCAAGGTCTGATCAAACTTCAGAGGTGGTTTTTCTAGGTAAAGTAATTGAAACCTTTTCCGGCAGGGAGTATCGCGAACAATTTTATGAAAAAGGGATCGAAATAATTAAGGAATCCCTCAATCAATTAGAAAGTGAATATGAAATGGTGGTAATTGAAGGGGCTGGCAGTCCAGTTGAACTTAATTTAAGCGATCGCGAAATAGTCAATATGAAGGTTGCTGAACTGGCGGATGTCCCGGTGGTACTTGTAGCAGATATCGACCGAGGTGGAGTGTTTGCCAGTATTATTGGCACACTTGAACTGTTAAAACCTGACGAGAGGCAAAGAGTTCGAGGTATCATCATAAATAAATTTCGTGGAGATCTTACGTTATTTGCGGAAGGAATTACACTGCTAGAAGAAAAAACAGGCATTCCTGTATTAGGTGTTTTGCCTTTTATCGAAAACCATATGATAGAAGTCGAGGATTCGCTATCGAGTGAAATAGAAATGACAGTTGAAGTAGGTGGCTCGGATGAAAAATATGAAAAACTTGCGGCTGAAATGAAACGCCACCTTAACTGGGATCAGATGAAAGAAATCATCCATCAATGTGGGAATAGATAA
- the cobS gene encoding adenosylcobinamide-GDP ribazoletransferase gives MITFFKGFLINCQFFTAVPIPIELPMDRDHLRKAVQTFPLLGLFQGIIYACLFYAFHEWTPFSHLAVTFILWLAMILLTGGIHLDGWMDASDAYFSYQNPEKRLEIMKDPRTGAFGVLSLVILLSSRFLFIYESTLNVEYVTYILIMGIPFLSRSVMGVLLLTVRSAKNEGLGSLFQSAAKPKSLSIYLLYMFIFLLVILLVEKSSYLFAVLIAVAVACVFMFRWKAVKWFGGITGDVVGASIEGTEVILWMTVWLLHYFVMV, from the coding sequence ATGATTACATTCTTTAAAGGATTCTTGATCAACTGTCAATTTTTTACGGCAGTGCCCATTCCCATAGAACTCCCGATGGACCGGGACCATCTAAGGAAGGCTGTGCAAACTTTTCCACTATTAGGTTTATTTCAGGGAATCATCTATGCATGTCTATTTTATGCTTTTCATGAATGGACTCCTTTTTCCCATTTAGCAGTTACGTTTATCCTTTGGCTGGCGATGATACTTCTGACGGGGGGCATTCATTTAGATGGCTGGATGGATGCGAGTGACGCTTATTTTTCCTATCAGAATCCGGAAAAAAGATTAGAAATCATGAAGGATCCTAGAACGGGTGCATTTGGCGTCCTATCACTCGTCATTTTATTAAGCAGCCGGTTTTTATTTATTTATGAAAGTACTTTGAATGTTGAATATGTCACGTACATCTTAATCATGGGTATCCCCTTTTTAAGCAGGAGTGTCATGGGTGTCCTGCTTTTAACGGTAAGGTCAGCAAAAAATGAAGGATTGGGCTCATTATTTCAAAGTGCGGCAAAGCCAAAAAGTTTATCGATCTACCTGCTCTACATGTTTATTTTTCTCCTGGTCATACTGTTAGTGGAAAAAAGCAGTTATCTTTTTGCAGTATTAATTGCAGTTGCGGTGGCTTGTGTGTTCATGTTCCGCTGGAAAGCTGTGAAATGGTTTGGCGGGATTACCGGGGATGTAGTCGGAGCTTCTATTGAAGGGACGGAGGTAATTCTATGGATGACCGTGTGGTTATTGCATTATTTCGTCATGGTGTAA
- a CDS encoding histidine phosphatase family protein has protein sequence MDDRVVIALFRHGVTEENKRKAYLGWNDSQLLAETRNQSPLKSYESYFSSDLQRCLSTLNLFFPNQKPIILENFREMNFGDWEGLTYEELKDNEHYRQWISDPVNVFPPKGEAFHEFTNRVQNGWNTMIHTVLTQQLKNCAVITHGGVIRYLLSKYAPEEKEFWSFQVRHDQGFELIFTKEALKGGRRCTSLLEVPLMANDHG, from the coding sequence ATGGATGACCGTGTGGTTATTGCATTATTTCGTCATGGTGTAACAGAAGAAAATAAGCGGAAAGCCTATTTAGGCTGGAATGATTCGCAACTATTGGCTGAAACTAGAAATCAGTCGCCGTTAAAAAGCTATGAGTCCTATTTTAGCAGTGATTTGCAAAGATGCCTTTCTACATTAAACCTATTTTTTCCTAATCAAAAGCCGATCATATTGGAAAATTTTCGCGAAATGAATTTCGGTGACTGGGAAGGGCTGACATATGAGGAATTGAAAGATAACGAGCATTATCGTCAATGGATTTCCGATCCGGTGAATGTCTTTCCGCCAAAGGGTGAAGCGTTTCACGAGTTTACTAACAGGGTTCAGAATGGCTGGAATACGATGATTCACACGGTTCTTACTCAGCAGCTAAAAAACTGTGCTGTCATTACTCACGGTGGTGTCATCAGATACCTTTTATCCAAATATGCACCGGAAGAGAAGGAATTTTGGAGCTTTCAGGTCCGGCATGACCAGGGGTTTGAGCTTATTTTTACAAAAGAGGCCTTAAAGGGGGGAAGACGATGCACTTCATTACTGGAGGTGCCTTTAATGGCAAACGATCATGGGTAA